The following proteins are encoded in a genomic region of Streptococcus constellatus subsp. constellatus:
- a CDS encoding DUF2129 domain-containing protein: MFKKEERTGIIVYLYYNRDIKRIASIGDIVYHSKKHRYLQLYVDTVQVDGIVEKLSKEKYVKQVRVCHIQELDTDFVGSLFREKENVNM; the protein is encoded by the coding sequence ATGTTTAAAAAAGAAGAACGAACAGGTATCATTGTCTATTTATATTATAATCGTGACATAAAAAGAATTGCGTCCATTGGTGATATTGTCTATCATTCCAAAAAGCATCGTTATCTTCAGTTGTATGTAGATACTGTGCAAGTAGATGGTATTGTTGAGAAACTATCTAAGGAAAAATATGTCAAACAAGTACGGGTTTGTCATATTCAAGAATTGGATACAGACTTCGTTGGAAGTTTGTTTAGAGAGAAGGAAAACGTAAACATGTAA
- a CDS encoding ABC transporter substrate-binding protein, which translates to MKKRIALSFVALASVALLAACGEVKSGGSNATGTKVADKTIKIGFNFEETGATAAYGTAEQKGAQLAVEEINKAGGIDGKKLEVVDKDNKSETAEAASVTTNLVTQSKVNAVVGPATSGATAAAVSNATKAGVPLISPSATQDGLTKNQEYLFIGTFQDSFQGKIISKYVTETLKAKKVVLYTDNSSDYAKGVAKAFRNAYKGKIVADEKFVAGDTDFQAALTKMKGKDFDAIVIPGYYTEAGKIVNQARGMGIDKPIVGGDGFNGEEFVQQATPAKASNIYYISGFSSTVDVSAKAKKFLEAYKAKYNNEEPSTFAALAYDSVYLVANAAKGAKTSVDIKDNLAKTKNFEGVTGDTSFDKNHNTVKTAFMMTMNNGKVTAAETVKP; encoded by the coding sequence ATGAAAAAGAGAATTGCGCTATCATTTGTTGCTCTTGCAAGCGTTGCTCTTCTTGCCGCTTGTGGGGAAGTGAAGTCAGGTGGATCTAATGCAACAGGTACAAAAGTTGCTGATAAGACGATTAAAATTGGATTTAACTTTGAAGAGACAGGCGCAACAGCTGCTTATGGTACAGCCGAGCAAAAAGGCGCTCAGCTTGCAGTTGAAGAAATCAATAAAGCAGGTGGTATTGACGGAAAAAAACTAGAAGTAGTGGACAAAGATAATAAATCTGAAACAGCAGAAGCAGCTTCTGTAACGACCAACTTAGTAACCCAATCGAAAGTCAATGCAGTTGTAGGACCTGCGACTTCTGGTGCAACGGCAGCAGCTGTTTCTAATGCGACAAAAGCAGGTGTACCGTTGATTTCACCTAGTGCTACTCAAGATGGCTTGACAAAAAATCAAGAGTATTTATTCATTGGGACTTTTCAAGACAGTTTCCAAGGGAAGATTATTTCTAAGTATGTCACAGAAACGTTAAAAGCGAAAAAAGTTGTGCTTTATACGGATAATTCAAGTGATTATGCTAAAGGTGTCGCAAAAGCTTTCCGCAATGCGTATAAAGGCAAGATTGTTGCAGATGAAAAATTTGTCGCTGGTGATACGGACTTCCAAGCAGCTTTGACCAAGATGAAAGGGAAAGATTTTGATGCAATTGTCATCCCTGGTTACTATACTGAAGCTGGTAAAATTGTCAATCAAGCGCGTGGTATGGGAATTGATAAACCAATCGTTGGTGGTGATGGCTTTAATGGTGAGGAATTTGTCCAACAAGCAACTCCAGCCAAAGCCTCAAATATCTACTACATCTCAGGTTTTTCTTCGACAGTTGATGTCTCAGCGAAAGCTAAGAAATTCCTAGAAGCTTACAAGGCTAAATACAACAATGAAGAACCTTCAACATTTGCAGCGCTAGCATATGATTCTGTTTATCTTGTTGCCAATGCCGCCAAGGGTGCGAAAACATCTGTTGACATCAAAGACAATCTTGCCAAGACAAAGAATTTTGAAGGTGTAACAGGTGATACCAGCTTTGACAAGAATCATAACACTGTTAAAACAGCCTTTATGATGACCATGAATAATGGGAAAGTCACAGCAGCTGAAACAGTTAAGCCATAA
- a CDS encoding branched-chain amino acid ABC transporter permease, with the protein MLQQLVNGLILGSVYALLALGYTMVYGIIKLINFAHGDIYMMGAFMGYFLINFLHLNFFLALIFAMIGTAALGVLVEFLAYRPLRNSTRIAALITAIGVSFFLEYVMVYFVGANTRSFPQVIETVRYSFEPISLTNIQLMILAVSLILMVLLQVIVQKTKMGKAMRAVSVDSDAAQLMGINVNRTISFTFALGSALAGAAGVLIALYYNSLEPLMGMTPGLKSFVAAVLGGIGIIPGAALGGFVIGLLETFATAFGMSDFRDAIVYGILILILLVRPAGILGKNVKEKV; encoded by the coding sequence ATGCTCCAACAACTTGTTAATGGTCTAATTTTAGGGAGCGTCTATGCTTTGCTCGCTCTCGGCTATACCATGGTTTATGGAATTATCAAACTCATCAATTTCGCTCATGGAGATATTTACATGATGGGTGCTTTTATGGGGTATTTCTTGATAAATTTCCTTCATCTTAATTTTTTCCTTGCCTTAATCTTTGCAATGATTGGGACAGCGGCTTTAGGCGTACTAGTCGAATTTTTGGCTTATCGCCCGTTGAGAAATTCGACTCGAATTGCAGCTTTGATTACTGCAATTGGTGTTTCGTTTTTCTTGGAGTACGTGATGGTGTATTTTGTAGGAGCCAATACTCGTTCGTTCCCCCAAGTGATTGAAACGGTTCGTTATAGTTTTGAACCGATTAGTCTCACCAATATCCAATTAATGATTTTGGCTGTTTCCCTAATTTTAATGGTGTTGTTACAAGTCATCGTTCAAAAAACAAAAATGGGAAAAGCCATGCGGGCAGTTTCGGTCGATAGCGATGCGGCGCAACTAATGGGAATTAATGTCAATCGTACGATTAGTTTCACTTTTGCTTTGGGTTCGGCTTTGGCAGGAGCGGCAGGTGTGCTCATTGCGCTTTATTATAATTCCCTTGAACCATTGATGGGAATGACTCCAGGGCTGAAATCGTTTGTTGCTGCAGTTCTTGGTGGGATTGGCATTATCCCCGGAGCAGCATTAGGAGGCTTTGTTATTGGTTTGTTAGAAACCTTTGCAACAGCTTTTGGTATGTCAGATTTCCGTGATGCGATTGTGTATGGTATTTTAATCTTAATTTTACTCGTTCGTCCTGCAGGGATTCTTGGTAAGAATGTGAAAGAGAAGGTGTAA